A stretch of Heptranchias perlo isolate sHepPer1 chromosome 1, sHepPer1.hap1, whole genome shotgun sequence DNA encodes these proteins:
- the lonrf1 gene encoding LON peptidase N-terminal domain and ring finger 1 isoform X1 — MSAVSGRGGTSAALPSEGKRDCKDSVDPAVMVKSRDSLGLAAADRDCPFPQAAAAALASASRLREALERCSRAMSRGPLQPEQLRGLVDCLLHNFKRRGGGSEGESEDAETGRPPTGGGLLDCGGCREPLAEPVTLRCGHTWCRPCLRRAARCPRCGEAADPRALRPNVILCHLMGKWLPAEARRTRDKVRVAELVAECRFPEALTMLEQLELKPSDVALQSYRAESYAGLHLFKEAIEDMEAVCSRMPAWPEGYFRKARVLYTMGLVDEAVQSFLQCLALDEDFTPAKVEVEKILCDLLSPVPENVKEGLLHIRNKDLPVHLSTNVDCCRVLSNSTELKNDEQVSNVPKAAEGELVCLSRTQSVQLLHRVEKLVGLKRVSSAPLFSGQEKAVLMKRKLSFSDQEIKETGDRKSKQQKRDTEQQFHLSSSERTITKDLVDASDFECSLCMRLFLEPITTPCGHTFCKGCLERSLDHSPLCPLCKDSLKEYLENRKFVVTYLLEEVIVKYLSEKLCERQRVHNEETAELSNLTKNVPIFVCTMAYPTVPCPLHVFEPRYRLMIRRCIETGTKRFGMCISDPQNGFTDYGCMLHIRNIHFLPDGRSVVDTVGGNCFKVLERGQKDGYYIANIEYLKDVKVAGEELGKLMDLHDEVYAQACNWFQNLKSRFHSQILQHFGPMPEREANIQGPPNGPAWCWWLLAVLPVDPRYQLSVLSMTSLKNRLIKIQNILTYFSSARDQSK, encoded by the exons ATGTCGGCAGTGAGCGGTCGAGGTGGCACGTCGGCGGCTCTTCCGAGCGAAGGGAAACGCGACTGCAAAGACAGCGTCGATCCGGCGGTGATGGTCAAGTCTCGGGACAGCCTGGGGCTCGCGGCCGCGGACCGGGACTGCCCGTTTCCACAAGCGGCGGCGGCGGCCCTGGCCTCGGCCAGCCGACTGCGGGAGGCGCTGGAGCGGTGCTCGCGGGCCATGAGCCGCGGACCTCTGCAGCCCGAGCAGCTGCGCGGCCTGGTGGACTGCCTGCTGCACAACTTCAAACGGCGAGGGGGCGGTAGTGAGGGCGAGAGCGAGGACGCGGAGACGGGCCGACCGCCGACCGGAGGGGGCCTCCTGGACTGCGGCGGCTGCCGGGAGCCGCTGGCTGAGCCCGTGACCCTGCGGTGCGGACACACTTGGTGCCGGCCCTGCCTGAGGCGGGCCGCCCGGTGCCCGCGGTGCGGGGAGGCGGCGGACCCGCGGGCTCTGCGCCCCAACGTGATCCTCTGCCACCTGATGGGCAAATGGTTACCGGCCGAGGCGCGCCGGACTCGGGACAAAGTCAGAGTGGCGGAGCTGGTGGCTGAGTGCCGCTTTCCGGAGGCGTTGACGATGCTGGAGCAGCTGGAATTGA AACCCAGTGATGTTGCCCTACAAAGCTACAGGGCTGAATCATATGCTGGTCTACATCTGTTCAAAGAAGCAATTGAAGATATGGAAGCAGTGTGTTCAAGAATGCCTGCTTGGCCAGAG GGATACTTTAGAAAAGCTAGAGTGCTATATACCATGGGTCTGGTCGATGAAGCTGTACAATCATTTCTTCAGTGTTTGGCCTTGGATGAAGATTTTACTCCAGCAAAAGTAGAAGTGGAAAAG ATTTTATGTGACTTGCTGTCACCTGTTCCTGAGAATGTAAAAGAAGGATTGCTACACATTAGAAATAAAGATTTGCCAGTTCACTTGTCTACTAATGTGGACTGCTGTCGAGTACTGTCTAATTCAACCGAGTTGAAAAATGATGAG CAGGTGTCAAATGTGCCAAAAGCCGCCGAGGGAGAGCTAGTATGCCTGAGTCGGACCCAGTCGGTTCAATTGCTACATAGGGTGGAGAAGCTTGTTGGTTTGAAAAGGGTTTCTTCGGCGCCACTGTTTTCAGGCCAAGAGAAGGCAGTTCTAATGAAAAGAAAGCTGTCTTTCAGTGATCAAGAAATAAAGGAGACCGGTGACCGGAAGAGTAAACAACAAAAACGTG ATACTGAACAACAGTTCCATTTATCAAGTTCTGAGAGAACCATAACTAAGGATCTAGTAGATGCATCAGATTTTGAATGTTCCCTTTGTATGAG ATTATTCTTAGAGCCCATCACTACGCCATGTGGCCACACCTTCTGTAAGGGTTGTTTGGAACGAAGTTTGGACCACAGTCCTCTGTGTCCACTATGTAAAGACAGTCTAAAAGAA TATCTTGAAAATAGGAAATTTGTTGTCACATACTTATTGGAAGAAGTGATTGTAAAGTATCTTTCTGAAAAACTGTGTGAAAGGCAAAGGGTTCACAATGAAGAAACAGCAGAACTTTCAAA TTTGACCAAGAATGTTCCCATTTTTGTGTGCACTATGGCGTATCCTACTGTGCCTTGCCCTCTTCATGTTTTTGAGCCACGGTATAGGCTTATGATTCGAAGATGCATTGAGACGGGTACAAAACGATTTGGAATGTGCATCAGTGACCCTCAGAATGG ATTTACAGATTATGGCTGTATGCTGCATATAAGAAACATTCACTTCCTACCTGATGGGCGGTCTGTTGTCGACACTGTTGGAGGAAATTGTTTCAAAGTTTTGGAAAGAGGGCAAAAGGATGGTTATTACATTGCCAATATTGAATACTTGAAAGATGTTAAG GTTGCAGGAGAGGAGTTGGGTAAACTTATGGATcttcatgatgaagtatatgcACAAGCTTGCAACTGGTTTCAAAACCTGAAGAGTAGATTCCATAGTCAAATCCTTCAGCATTTTGGACCAATGCCGGAGAGGGAagcaaatatacag GGCCCTCCAAATGGACCTGCTTGGTGTTGGTGGCTTCTTGCTGTTCTTCCTGTGGATCCCAGATATCAGCTATCTGTGTTGTCCATGACATCCTTGAAGAACCGCTTGATCAAGATTCAGAATATTTTGACATATTTCTCTAGTGCAAGAGATCAATCCAAGTAA
- the lonrf1 gene encoding LON peptidase N-terminal domain and ring finger 1 isoform X2, with product MSAVSGRGGTSAALPSEGKRDCKDSVDPAVMVKSRDSLGLAAADRDCPFPQAAAAALASASRLREALERCSRAMSRGPLQPEQLRGLVDCLLHNFKRRGGGSEGESEDAETGRPPTGGGLLDCGGCREPLAEPVTLRCGHTWCRPCLRRAARCPRCGEAADPRALRPNVILCHLMGKWLPAEARRTRDKVRVAELVAECRFPEALTMLEQLELKPSDVALQSYRAESYAGLHLFKEAIEDMEAVCSRMPAWPEGYFRKARVLYTMGLVDEAVQSFLQCLALDEDFTPAKVEVEKILCDLLSPVPENVKEGLLHIRNKDLPVHLSTNVDCCRVLSNSTELKNDEVSNVPKAAEGELVCLSRTQSVQLLHRVEKLVGLKRVSSAPLFSGQEKAVLMKRKLSFSDQEIKETGDRKSKQQKRDTEQQFHLSSSERTITKDLVDASDFECSLCMRLFLEPITTPCGHTFCKGCLERSLDHSPLCPLCKDSLKEYLENRKFVVTYLLEEVIVKYLSEKLCERQRVHNEETAELSNLTKNVPIFVCTMAYPTVPCPLHVFEPRYRLMIRRCIETGTKRFGMCISDPQNGFTDYGCMLHIRNIHFLPDGRSVVDTVGGNCFKVLERGQKDGYYIANIEYLKDVKVAGEELGKLMDLHDEVYAQACNWFQNLKSRFHSQILQHFGPMPEREANIQGPPNGPAWCWWLLAVLPVDPRYQLSVLSMTSLKNRLIKIQNILTYFSSARDQSK from the exons ATGTCGGCAGTGAGCGGTCGAGGTGGCACGTCGGCGGCTCTTCCGAGCGAAGGGAAACGCGACTGCAAAGACAGCGTCGATCCGGCGGTGATGGTCAAGTCTCGGGACAGCCTGGGGCTCGCGGCCGCGGACCGGGACTGCCCGTTTCCACAAGCGGCGGCGGCGGCCCTGGCCTCGGCCAGCCGACTGCGGGAGGCGCTGGAGCGGTGCTCGCGGGCCATGAGCCGCGGACCTCTGCAGCCCGAGCAGCTGCGCGGCCTGGTGGACTGCCTGCTGCACAACTTCAAACGGCGAGGGGGCGGTAGTGAGGGCGAGAGCGAGGACGCGGAGACGGGCCGACCGCCGACCGGAGGGGGCCTCCTGGACTGCGGCGGCTGCCGGGAGCCGCTGGCTGAGCCCGTGACCCTGCGGTGCGGACACACTTGGTGCCGGCCCTGCCTGAGGCGGGCCGCCCGGTGCCCGCGGTGCGGGGAGGCGGCGGACCCGCGGGCTCTGCGCCCCAACGTGATCCTCTGCCACCTGATGGGCAAATGGTTACCGGCCGAGGCGCGCCGGACTCGGGACAAAGTCAGAGTGGCGGAGCTGGTGGCTGAGTGCCGCTTTCCGGAGGCGTTGACGATGCTGGAGCAGCTGGAATTGA AACCCAGTGATGTTGCCCTACAAAGCTACAGGGCTGAATCATATGCTGGTCTACATCTGTTCAAAGAAGCAATTGAAGATATGGAAGCAGTGTGTTCAAGAATGCCTGCTTGGCCAGAG GGATACTTTAGAAAAGCTAGAGTGCTATATACCATGGGTCTGGTCGATGAAGCTGTACAATCATTTCTTCAGTGTTTGGCCTTGGATGAAGATTTTACTCCAGCAAAAGTAGAAGTGGAAAAG ATTTTATGTGACTTGCTGTCACCTGTTCCTGAGAATGTAAAAGAAGGATTGCTACACATTAGAAATAAAGATTTGCCAGTTCACTTGTCTACTAATGTGGACTGCTGTCGAGTACTGTCTAATTCAACCGAGTTGAAAAATGATGAG GTGTCAAATGTGCCAAAAGCCGCCGAGGGAGAGCTAGTATGCCTGAGTCGGACCCAGTCGGTTCAATTGCTACATAGGGTGGAGAAGCTTGTTGGTTTGAAAAGGGTTTCTTCGGCGCCACTGTTTTCAGGCCAAGAGAAGGCAGTTCTAATGAAAAGAAAGCTGTCTTTCAGTGATCAAGAAATAAAGGAGACCGGTGACCGGAAGAGTAAACAACAAAAACGTG ATACTGAACAACAGTTCCATTTATCAAGTTCTGAGAGAACCATAACTAAGGATCTAGTAGATGCATCAGATTTTGAATGTTCCCTTTGTATGAG ATTATTCTTAGAGCCCATCACTACGCCATGTGGCCACACCTTCTGTAAGGGTTGTTTGGAACGAAGTTTGGACCACAGTCCTCTGTGTCCACTATGTAAAGACAGTCTAAAAGAA TATCTTGAAAATAGGAAATTTGTTGTCACATACTTATTGGAAGAAGTGATTGTAAAGTATCTTTCTGAAAAACTGTGTGAAAGGCAAAGGGTTCACAATGAAGAAACAGCAGAACTTTCAAA TTTGACCAAGAATGTTCCCATTTTTGTGTGCACTATGGCGTATCCTACTGTGCCTTGCCCTCTTCATGTTTTTGAGCCACGGTATAGGCTTATGATTCGAAGATGCATTGAGACGGGTACAAAACGATTTGGAATGTGCATCAGTGACCCTCAGAATGG ATTTACAGATTATGGCTGTATGCTGCATATAAGAAACATTCACTTCCTACCTGATGGGCGGTCTGTTGTCGACACTGTTGGAGGAAATTGTTTCAAAGTTTTGGAAAGAGGGCAAAAGGATGGTTATTACATTGCCAATATTGAATACTTGAAAGATGTTAAG GTTGCAGGAGAGGAGTTGGGTAAACTTATGGATcttcatgatgaagtatatgcACAAGCTTGCAACTGGTTTCAAAACCTGAAGAGTAGATTCCATAGTCAAATCCTTCAGCATTTTGGACCAATGCCGGAGAGGGAagcaaatatacag GGCCCTCCAAATGGACCTGCTTGGTGTTGGTGGCTTCTTGCTGTTCTTCCTGTGGATCCCAGATATCAGCTATCTGTGTTGTCCATGACATCCTTGAAGAACCGCTTGATCAAGATTCAGAATATTTTGACATATTTCTCTAGTGCAAGAGATCAATCCAAGTAA